Genomic DNA from Nonomuraea rubra:
GGTGTTGACGTCGTTGCTGAAGATCGAGTTGATGAGCTGCTCGCCCAGCCCGTGCCAGCCGAAGATCTTCTCCGTGAACGTGGCGCCCGTCAGCAGCGCCCCGAACGTGAACGCGAAGTAGGTCGCCACCGGGATCATCGCGGTGCGCAGCGCGTGCCGGGTCAGCGCCCTGCGCCTGCTCAGCCCCTTGGCCCTGGCCGTACGGACGAAGTCGGCGCCGAGCACGTCGAGCATCATGTTGCGCTGGTAGCGGCTGAACACCGCGATCAGGCCGACCGACAGCGAGACCGTCGGCAGGATCAGGTGCTGCAGCCGGTCCACCACCTGGTTCCACAGGCCCTCGACGTCGGCGCTGTACTCGCCGCTGACCAGCAGCACCTGGCGGCCGAACAGGTGCTGGTTGGCCCACGCCGCGATCAGGATCAGCATGTTGGCCAGCACCACCACCGGCACCGCCAGCACCAGGAACGACAGCCCGGTGGACAGCCGGTCGAACCAGCCGTACTGCCGGACCGCCGCCAGCGCGCCCACGAGCACGCCGAGCAGGCTGCCGCACACCAGCCCCAGGATGACCAGCCGGAACGTCACGCCCATGCGGCGCTTGAGGTCCTCGTTGACCGGCGCGCCGGCCACCGTGCGGCCGAAGTCGCCGCGCAGCACGCCGCCCGCCCAGACGGCGTAGCGCTGCAGCAGCGGTGTCCTGTCGTTGAGGTTGAGCGCGGTGAGCTGGGCGTCGACCACGGCGGGCGGCGGCTTGGGGGTGCGGTCGGCGTAGTTGGAGCGGGGATCGAGGGCCGTCGCCGCCAGAAGGTAGGCCAGGCTGGCGGCCACGACCACGAGCACGGCGTAGTTGAGCAGCCTGCGGGCCAGGAACCCCGCCATCGCTCCCCCTCCTGCACGCCCCGCACGCACGACCGAGCCACCGGACTCATCGTAGTCACATTGCTACACCATGTGAGCATCGCGGCGCACGGAACATGCGAAGAAGGTCAGCGTCCGGAGAGTTCGTCCACCGCGGTGCGCACGTCCTCGCTGGTGATCGTGGTCAGGTCGGCCGAGCTGGCCGAGCCGCCGCGCGAGGCGTGGGCGGCCAGCCGTACGTCGCGCCGCATGGCCGCCCGCTCGAACAGGGACCTGGCGAAGCGGCCGTTGCCCAGGCCGTCGATCAGCCGGTCGTCGCACACCCAGGTGAACACCTCGTCCAGCCGCTGCAGCGCCTCGTCGTCGAAGGAGTCGCCCGACTTCTCCGCCAGCAGCACCGCGATCTGCGACAGCTCGCGCGGGGAGTAGCTGGGGAAGGCCACGCGCTGGTTGAAGCGGCTGGCCAGGCCGGGGTTGGTGGCCAGGAACGCGTCCATCTCGCGCTCGTAGCCGGCCAGCACGACGACCAGCCGGTCGCGGTCGTCCTCGGCCCGCTTGAGCAGCGTCTGCACGGCCTCGGCGCCGAACGCGTCGCCGCCCTGGTAGCCGGGGTTGACCAGGCTGTAGGCCTCGTCGATGAACAGCACGCCGCCCAGCGCCCTGTCGACCAGCTCGTTGGTCTTGATCGCGGTCGCCCCGAGATGCTGGCCGACCAGGTCGGCCCGGTGCGCCTCGACCACGTCGGGCCTGGCCAGCAGGCCGAGCGCGGCGAAGATGCGGCCCAGTACGCGGGCGACCGTGGTCTTGCCGGTGCCCGGCGGGCCGACGAACACGAAGTGCCGCATCTGCTGCGGCGTGGGCAGCCCGCGCTCCTGCCGCATCCTGGACACCTGGAGCTGCGCCGCGATCGCGTGCACCTGCCGCTTGACCGGGGCCAGCCCGGCCATCCTGTCGAGGTCGGCCAGCGCCTCCTCCAGCGTGGGCGTGGCCACGTAGCCGCGGAAGCGGGCGGTCAGCTCCTCGAACGCCTTGGTCACGTCGGGCGTGGTCGTGGTGACGAGGTCCTGCGTGCTCGGCGTGCCGCCGGCGCCCACCACGCGTACGTCGCGGGCCTGCGCGGCGGCCTCCACCAGGCTGCGCGCGAACCGGGCGTTGCCCAGCTCGTCGACCAGGCCGCGGCGGTGCACGTCGTCGTAGAGGCCGAGCAGCACCCGCTTGGTGGCGTCGTCCATCTGGTCGCCCCTGCGCCGCTGCAGCAGCCCGGTGACCTCGACCAGCTCGGCGGGGGAGTAGCCGGGAAAGCGCACCCGCGTGGCGAACCTGCTGGCCAGCCCGGGGTTGCTGGACAGGAACGAGCCCATCTCCTGCTCGTAGCCGGCCAGGATGATGATCAGCCGGTCGCGGTCGTCCTCGGCCCGCTTGAGCAGCGTCTGCACCGCCTCGGCGCCGAACCGGTCGGGCTGCCCGTCGGAGGAGTTGACCAGCCCGTACGCCTCGTCGATGAACAGCACGCCGCCCAGCGCCCTGTCGACCAGCTCGTTGGTCTTGATGGCGGTCGCGCCCAGGAACTCGCCCACCAGGTCGGCCCGCTGCGCCTCCACCACGTACGGCGTCTCCAGCAGGCCGAACGCGTAGAAGATCTTGGCCAGCGCGCGGGCCACGCTGGTCTTGCCGGTGCCGGGCGGGCCGACGAACACGAAGTGCCTGGTGGGCCGCTCGGCGGTGTAACCCGCCTCGGCCCGCAGGCGTGACGCCTCGATGGAGGCGGCGATCGAGCGCACCTGCTCCTTGACCGGGACCAGCCCGATCATGCTCTCCAGCTCGGCGAGCGCGTCCTCGACGGAGATCTGCGGCGGCGCGCCCGACCGGTCGTGGGGGGCCTCGGGCCTGCCCTCGCGGCCCCTGACGCGCACCTGCTGCTCCTCGGCGGCCACGCTCTCCGCGCGGACCTTCCTGGCCAGCACGAACCGGTAGCCGAGCACGGCCATGGCGGCGGCGCAGGCCACCCAGACGGCCGTGCCGTCGGAGACGGGGGAGATCGCGGCGGCGAGCACTCCGGCGGGGGCGAGCGCCATCAGCGTGCTCACCCACGGCGTCACCCAGCGGATGAGGTGCGCCGCTCCGGCGACGGGCAGGGCGAGGAAGACCATCACGTGCACGGTGGCGGCGCCCTCGGGGAACAGCCGCCCGAACACCTGCAGCGCCAGAGCCATCCAGCCCGCCACGACCAGCGCGGTGGCGGCGGCCCTGGGATAGCGCATGGTCAGCGCGACGAACGCGAGCAGCAGGAGCACGAGGGGGAAGGTCTTGAGCAGGTCCCACCCGAGCGCGGCGCCCACGCCCATGGTGACCACGAGCACGACCACGTAGATCACCCGGCGCACGGCCGGGGGAATCTGGAAATACCGCAGCCGAACCTTCTCGAACAGATCCCGCGCCGCGGCCCGCCCCGCGATCTGGGCCCTGCCGGACTCACGCATCACGCCTCCCCGGTCCGCCCCCGGTTATACCGCACCGGACCGACTATTGGGCGGTCCTGACACGCTAGGTGGAGGTCACGAAAAGGGCTATCTGACGGCCGAGTTCCGGCCCCGCGTCCTCCTGGAGGAAGTGCCCGGCGCCCTTGATCACAGGATGTCGCAGGCCGGCCGCGCCTTGCAGCGATTTGCGCAATATGGGAGCCATGCCCCCCGTGATGGGGTCCCCGTCGGAGAAGGCCACCAGGACCGGCCTGTCGAGCGTGGTGAGAACCTGCCAGGCAGCGCGGTTGGCGGGCGCGGCGGGATCGCCGGGCGCGATCGGCACCAGCCCGGGCATCGCCCGCGGCCCCGCCTTGTACGACTCATCCGGGAACGGCGCGTCGTAGGCCGCCCGCACCTCCTTCGGCAGCTCGCTCGCGCACCCGGCCTGGACGAGCCTGCCGACGTCCAGCACCGGGGCCTTGAGCACCGCGTTCCTGAACCGGTGCCACACCTCGGGCATGGGAATGTCACCCGTCGGCAAGCCCGTGTTGGCGGCCACGATCCGCGCCACGCGCTCAGGGTGCTCGGCGGCCACCCGCAGCCCGATCAGCCCGCCCCAGTCCTGGCCGACCACGGTCATGCCGTCCAGGCCGAGCGCGTCGAGCAGCAGCGCGCGGGTCCACTCGACGTGCCGGGCATAGGTGTGGTCGGCCAGGTCGGCGGGCTTGTCGGAGCGGCCGAACCCGATCAGGTCCGGCGCGATCGCGCGCAGCCCGGCCGCAGCCAGCTCGGGCATGACGTGCCGGTAGAGGAAGGACCAGCTCGGCTCGCCGTGCAGCAGCACGACGGGCTCGCCGCCGGCGGGGCCGGCCTCGACGTAGGCCATGCGCAGGCCGTCGCCGACCTCGGCGTAACGGAGCTCGTAGGGGAAGCCGGGCAGGTCGGCGAAGCGATCGTCCGGGGTGCGCAGGATTCGCATAGAACAAAGTTCTACCCGCTGCCGCCGCCCCGCGCCAGAGGCGCCGCGCCATGTTCAGCGGCGCTGGTGCCGTCCGGGGAACTCGCCGAACAGCACCTGCTTGGGCGTCACCCGCAGCACGTCGGAGTCGGCCCTGGCGACGCCGCGCACCTCGACCCAGAACCGCCGCTGCAGCGGATCGGTGGCGAACACCGCCACCCTCGGGTCCTCCTCGATCGCCGCCCACGCCGCCGTCTCGGCGATCAGCCGCAGCTCGCCCGAGGAGGTGACGGACGCCACCGCCCCGGCCACCCGCGGCCCGAGCGCGTCCCCGTACGACAGCACGATGCTGCGAGCGTAGGAGAACGTCTGGCGCACCTCGGGATTCAGCGCCACCGACGGCCCGGCCCCCACGGGCAGGTCGCACATGAGCAGCGACGAGCGCCACGGCCCAGGCCCGCCACGCCACCACGCCTGCAGCCCTCGCAGCGCGAACACCAGCGCCGCCGCGCCCACCGCCCCGAGCCCGGCCCGCCACGCCCACGCCGCCCACCCCGGCACCCATCCCGCTGTAGACCCCGCCACCCATCCAGCCGCCCCCAGCAGCCCGCCCGCCGCGCAGGCCACGGCCGCCGCCACCACCAGCCAGGTCGCCGTGGCCAGCCACGGATCCCCCCGGTGATGCGCGCGCCGCCGGGCGCGCAGGTAACCCCGCACCATCGGGTACGGCACCGCCACCGCGGCAACCGCCGCCCGCGGCTCCACCACCAGCGCCCCCGCCACCAGCGTCACCAGCACCGACCAGGTCCTGCCGAGCACGATCCACAGGGCCACCCCGGCGTTGCGCCTGGCGGTCCGCTCGCCCTCCCGCGCCGGCTCCGTCACGGCGAGCGCCCGCAGCGGCCGCCCCCGCCACGACTCCGCCAGCGCCCGCACCGCGGCCAGCGCCGGCCAGCCCAGCACGACGATGCCCGCCAGCCCCGCCCAGACGGGATCGAACGAGGGCGGCAGCACCCGTACCGCGCCGAGCAGCAGCCACGCGGCGAACGCCGCCACCGACAGGGCGGCCGACACCACCGACACCCCCAGCCAGGGGTCCCGCCCGAGCATCGCCCGCGCGTACGGCCAGACGCCGACCCGCCGCGCCTGCCGCACCGTGAGCGGGACCAGCAGCAGGAGCACCGCGCAACCGGCGAGCCTGGCCTCGGCGCCCCGGTCGAGCAGCAGCGCGCACGCGGCGATCCCCAGCGTGGCCACGGCGAGCAGCAGGCGCACCTGGCGGGACCAGACCTCCAGCGCGCGCCTGGCCCGGCCCGTCTCGCGCGGGTCGACCGGCCAGGCAGGGTCGTGGTGCGGCCGGGGCCGGTCCCAGCGCAGCAGCGCCAGCCCCAGGTTCACGCGGGCCTGCGGGTCGGCGGGGTCGATGGCGAGCGCGGCCCGGTAGGAGCGCTCGGCCCGCGCGTGCTCGCCGCGCAGCAGGGCGAGGTCGCCGAGCATGACCTCGGGGGCCGGCTCCTCCGGCGCGAACTTCCTGGCCAGCCCGGCCTGCTCCACCGCCTCCGCCCAGCGTCCCGGCACGCGGCGCAGCACCGCGGCCAGGCGCAGCCGGGCCTGCCACGAGCCGCGGGCCAGCTCCACGGCCCGCTCGGCGGCGGGCACGGCCTCGGCCTCGCGGCCCAGCCGCTCGTGGGCCAGGCTGATCAGCCGGTGCGCCCACTCGGAGCCGGGATCGAGGTCGGCGGCGCGGCGGGCGGCGTCCAGCGCGGATTCGGGGCGGCCGGCGTTCAGCCTGGTCAGGGCCTCCTCGCACCATTCGCGTGAGGACCGGTCGGGAAGGTTGCCTGTTTTGCCGCTTTCGTCGGTCCCCACGCGTCCCATGATCGGCTGGCGGGCGATTGTTGGATAGATCCCGACATATGGCTGTATCTCTCTAGAGAGGTGTGCGGTGGCCGTGGATCGGCCGATACCGCTATCACAACCCCCCGGCATGGCCTAAGCTGCCACGCAAGCCGGGAGCGCCGGGATCAGGCCGCAGAGCTCGGGAGGAGCGAGTGACGAGCCGCGGTTCCGCCGCCGCCGACCACCAGCACGTGCGGGCCCTGTGAAGCGGATCGGCCTGCGAGGAGGCCCATGACCGTCACACAGGCCGCATCCTTCGTACGCGCTGCCGACCGGGACCCCCAGGACCGCCGCTGGTCCATTCTGGTGCTGCTCTGCCTGAGCCTGCTGCTGATCACGGTCGACGCCACCGTTCTGCACATCGCGGTGCCCGCGCTCACGGCCGCGCTCGAACCGTCCGCGGTGCAACTGCTGTGGATCATCGACATCTACTCGCTGGTGGTCGCGCCGCTGCTGATCATGTTCGGCACGCTCGGCGACAAGTACGGCCGCAAGCGGCTGGTCCTTTGGGGCATGGTGCTGTTCGGCCTCGCCTCGGCCGGAGCCGCGTTCGCTCCCACCCCGCTCACGCTGATCCTGGCCAGGGCCCTGCTCGGCGTCGGCGGCGCGATGATCATGCCGGCCACGCTGTCGCTGATCCGCCAGGTCTTCACCGACCGGCGCGAGCGCGCCATCGCCCTGGGCGTCTGGAGCGCCGTCGCGGCGGCGGGCGCCGCCGTCGGGCCGCTCATCGGCGGCGTGCTCGTCGGCGTCTGGTGGGGCGCGGTCTTCCTCATCAACGTGCCGATCCTGCTGGTGCTGCTGCCCGCCGCGAAGCGCCTGCTGCCCGAGTCGCGCGAGCGCCGCCACCGGCCGTGGGACGCGCCCAGCGCCGTCCTGTCGGTGGTCGGCATCCTGGCGCTGGCGTTCGGGCTGAAGGAGGCGGGCTCAGGGAGCCTGATGCCGTTCTGGGCGTCGGTCGTGGTGTTCCTGGCCGGGCTCGGGCTGCTGGTGGCGTTCGTACGGCGGCAGACCCGGCTGCCCGCGCCGTTCCTGGAGATCGGCCTGTTCAGGCGGCGGGAGTTCACGACCGGCGTCGCGGGCGTGCTGCTCGGCGTGTTCGCCCTGGTGGGCCTGCAGCTCATGCTCGCCCAGTACCTGCAGCTCGTCCTCGGCGACAGCCCCGTGCGGGCGGCGCTGCGGATGCTGCCCCTGGTCCTGTCGGCCATCACCGGCGGGCTCGCCGCCGCCCACATCCTGCCCAGGGTCGGCATGCGGGCCACCATGAGCGGCGGCCTGGCCCTCGTCGCGCTCGCCCTGACCCCCACCCTGACCTGGGGCGTCGAGGGCCATCCGGTGATGCTGGCGGTGTGCTTCGTGGGCATCGGGTTCGGCGTGCAGGTGGCGCTGCTCGCCGCCTCCGACACGATCATGGCCGCCGCCCCCGAGTCCCAGGCGGGCGGGGCCGCGGCCATCGAGGAGACCGCGTACGAGCTGGGGGCCGGCCTGGGCGTGGCCGTGCTCGGCACGATCACCACGATCGTGTACGCCCCCGGCCTGCCGTCCGTGCCCGGAGTGCCGGAGGGCGGCATGGACAAGGCCAGGCAGTCGCTGGCCGCCGCCGCGCACGTCGCGGACGAGGTCGGCGGCTCCGCGGGCGGCGCGCTGCTCGACGCCGCCCGGTGGGCCTTCGTCAACGCCCTGCACACGACCGTGGTCGTGAGCGTCGTCCTGCTCAGCCTGACCGCCGTCGTGGTGGCCATGCTGCTCAGCCGTGATTGAGGTGTGCCATGTCCCGATTAGGGCAGACAACTACCGTGAAACAGGCCCTCCGTGACCTTGCCGCATTAGTCGCCCGCATCGCTGTGGGCGGTATCTTCTTCGCCAACGGGTGGACCAAGCTGGAAGACGGGCTGAAGATCACCGGGGCGAAGTTCCTGGAGCAGGGCGCCCCCGCGCCCGGCGCCTGGGCCACCGTCACCATGCTCGCCGAGCTCATCGGCGGCGCGCTGCTCATCGCCGGCCTCGCGGTCTCCACGACGGGGCTGATCCTCTTCGCCGAGGCCCTGGCGGTCTTCCTGGTCGCCACGCCGCTCAACCCCATCACCACGAACGAGCTCATCCTGCTCGGCGCCGCCTCCCTCCTGCTCGCCGTGGTCGGCGCGGGCCGCATCTCGGTGGACCACATGGTGGTGATCCGGCGGAGGGAATCGGAGGCGGCGAGCGAGTTCGCCGCCGACACCGAGGCCGACCGGGTCATCGCCTCGCTCAGGGAGCCGGACCAGCCCCCGCCGGCGGCGTCCGAGCAGGAGGTCTCGCCCATCGAGGACACGGCGCCGCATCCCCGGCCCCGCGGGCAGGCGGAGCAGAAACGCAACGAGGACCCCGCGCCGAGCCCCGCACCCGGCGACACGCTGGTGGCGGGCCGCAAGAAGCCGCCGGCCCGCACGCGCCGCACCTCGACCGACTCCTAAGGAGACCGGCACGGACCAGGCTCCTAAGGAGACCGGCACGGATCGGGGCGAATGCCCGGATCTTCCCCCGATCCGTCGCTACACTTCACGACCCATGACGCTGACGAAGGCCCTGACCGTCGTGACCCTCGCCGCGTTGGCCGCGGGGTGCCAGTTCGCCGGGCCGGCCCCGGCCGCCAGGGACGCGCCGTCCCGGTCCGAGCCGGTCGCCGGGACGACCACGGCGCCCCCGGCCACCGTGCCGCCGGACAAGGTCCTCGCCGCCAGGGAGGGCACGCTCGGGGGGCACACGTTCAACGTCGAGATCGTCCAGCTCCTGCGCAGGGAGCGCTTCGTCAACCTCACCTTCACCGCCACGGTGACCAAGGACGGCGGCGGTCTCGGCTGGCAGGTGCACAACGCCTTCGCCGCCGTCCCCTCGCAGAACCCGACCGTGGACGGCGTCTTCCTGGTGGACGTCAAGAACGCCAAGAAGCACCTCGTGGCCCTGGACAGCGAGGGCAGGTGCGTGTGCAGCCGGATCGAGGCGCTGTTCCTCAAGCAGGACCAGAAGGCGGTGTTCTCGGCCACCTTCGCCGCCCCGCCCGCCGACGTGGGCTCCGTGGACGTGCACATCCCGAACGTGGGGACGCTGGCGAATGTACCGATCTCTTAGTGCCGCGGCCGCGCTGCTCGGTCTCCTCAGTCCCACGCAGCCGCCGCCGGAGGGCGGGGAGCCGGTCACCGCGCCGGTCATCGACCTCAGCGGCAAGGTCCTGGACGCCAACGGCAAGGTCCTGGACATCGGCGAGCGGATCTCCAACCTCGACGAGTCGGTGACCGACGAGACGAGGGGCACCCAGCGCAGGATCATCTTCGCCGCCGACGTGCTGTTCGCCTTCGACAAGGCCACGCTGACCGGCAAGGCCAGGAGCCGCCTGCGGCAGGCGGCCGAGTCGCTCCGGAAGGAGGCGGCGGGGAAGGAGGTCAAGATCGACGGGTACACCGACGCCAAGGGCTCCGGCTCCTACAACCTGGAGCTGTCGCAGCGGCGGGCGCAGGCGGTGCGCGACGCGCTCGGCGAGCTCGTCCCCGGCGTCACGTTCACCGTCGCCGGGCACGGCGAGGCCGATCCGGTGGCCCCCAACGCCCTGCCGGACGGCGGCGACAACCCCAAGGGCCGGGCCAAGAACCGCAGGGTGGAGATCAGCTTCACCCGGTGAATATCCTGGCGGCACAGCCGGGCAGGGGGCAGCGATGACGGGCAGGGCGCGGGCGACGGTCAGGGACGTCGCGGCCGAGACGGGCCTGTCCATCGCCACCGTCTCCCGGGTGCTCAACGGCCAGTCGAACGTCGCCCCGCACACCCGCGAGCTGGTGCTGGAGGCGGTCGGCCGGCTCGGCGACCAGGCGCCACGGCCGCGCGCCGCGCCCGGCGCCCAGGGCGGGGCCCAGGGCGGGGCGGTGTACGTGCGCTGCCCGTACGTGCTGACCGACTACTTCGGGCTGATCGTCTCCTCGGTGGGCGAGACGATCGAGCTGCACGGCAGGCAGATGATCCTCGGGCCGGGGGAGTCGGCGCAGCGCACCGCGGTGCTGCCGGGCCTGCCGGAGCGGCCGGGTGTCGCGGGCGCGATCCTCATCCTGCCGCCCGAGCCGGGCGAGGAGCTGGTACGCCTGCGCGACCGCGGCTTCCCGTTCGTGGTGATCGACCCGCGCACGCCGCCGCCGAAGGACATCGTGGCCGTGTCGGCCGCGCACTTCGCGGGCGGCCGCAAGATGATGGCGCACGTGGTGGAGCTGGGCCACCGGCGGGTCGGGATCATCGGCGGCCCGGTGAAGTGGCTGCCCAGCGAGGCCAGGCTGGCCGGCTACACCGCCTCGCTGGCCGACGCCGGCGTGCTGCCCGCTCCGGAGCTGCTGCGCCACGTGCCGGAGCCGAACATCGAGCACGGCTACCTGGCGGCCCGCGAGCTGCTCGGCCTGCCGGACCGGCCGACGGCGCTGGTGGCGTTCAACGACAAGATGGCGGTCGGCGCGCTGCGCGCGGCGGCCGAACGCGGGCTGAGCGTGCCCGGCGACCTGTCGGTGGCGGGCTTCGACGACATCGACATCAGCCGGGCCGCCTCGCCCGCCCTGACCACCGTGCGCCAGCCGCTGGAGGAGATGGGCCGGATGGCGGTCACCCTGCTGATGCGGCTGCTCAGCAGGCACACGCTGGAGGCGCTGCACGTCTCGCTGGGCACCGAGCTGATCGTCCGCGGCTCCACGGGCCCGGCTCCGCGCTGACTGTTTCATTTGTTACATCGGTTGACTCGCCCTGTTGACTCATGCTCTGCTGCTCAAAGCAAGGCGGTGTTTCATCGTTGTTTCATTTGTTTCAAGGGCATCACCCCCCAGCCCTGAGAGGACCTCTGCCGTGTCCAGAATCCTTCTGGCGCTCGCCTGCGCGCTCGCCCTGGTGGGCGCCGCGCCCCTGCCGGCCGCCGCCGCGAACGAGCCGGTGAACGTCTGGCTCACCACCACCTCCGACTCCGGCGGCCGCACCGTCACCCGCGGCCTCGCCCAGCAGGCCTCCATCGCCTTCGGCCCCGCCGGCGGCACCGCGAACCACACCATCAACGTCAACGAGGGCACCACGTACCAGCAGTTCGAGGGCGGCGGCGCGTCGATCACCGACACCACCGCGTACCTGCTGCGCGGCGGCCCGGTCAGCGCGGCCACGCGCGACGCGGTCATGCGCAAGCTGTTCCACCCCACCGACGGGATCGGCCTGTCGTTCGTCCGCAACCCGATCGGCGCCTCCGACCTGTCGCGCCCCGGCATGGTCTCGCTCGACGACACCTGCTGCGACCTGAACGACTTCGGCGCCAACGGCTACGACACGAACGTGCGCCTGCTCACCGTCCAGGCCAAGCAGCTCAACCCGGCCCTGCGCGTCAAGGGCGTGCTGTGGAGCGCGCCCGGCTGGATGAAGGACAACGGCCGGATGGACCAGATGGGCTGGCTCAAGTGGGAGTACTACGGCATGTACGCCCAGTACCTGGTCAAGTACATCCAGAGCTACCAGGCCGCCGGCGTGCCCGTGGACTACCTCTCCGTCCAGAACGAGCCCAACTGCTGCCAGGCGGGCAACCCTACCGCCATGAACTACCCCGGCATGTCCTGGAACGCCTCCGGCCTCATCGAGCTGACCAAGAACTTCGTCTACCCCGCCTTCCGGGCCGCCGGCATCAACACCAAGATCCTCGTCCACGACTGGAACTACGGCGACTACGCCCAGATCGGCCAGCCCATCCTGGCCGACGCCGCGCTGCGCAACGACCCGCTGTTCGGCGGCATCGCCTGGCACGGCTACTGGGGTGACCCGGCCGTCGGCACCCAGGTGCACAACCAGTACCCGTCGGTACGGCAGTTCAGCACCGAGCACTCGGGCGGCACCTGGATCGCCAACCAGCACAACGAGGACATGGCCGACATCGTGACCTACGCCCGCAACTGGAGCGGCAGCCTGGTCAAGTGGAGCCTGGCGCTCAACCAGCACATGGGCCCGCACAACGGCGGCTGCGGCACCTGCACCGGCCTGATCACCGTCCAGGAGGGCGGCTCCCGCGCCGGCCAGGTGGACTACACGATCGAGTACTACACGACCGGCCACCTGACCAAGTTCGTCAGGCCCGGCGCGTACCGCATCGACTCCACCGCCAACGCGACGATCCAGAACGTGGCCTACCGCAACCCCGACGGCTCCAAGGCCCTGATCGCGCACAACGGCGGCACCTCCGCCCAGTCCGTCAGGGTCAACTGGGGCGGCCAGTCCTTCGTCTACTCGCTGCCCGCGCGGACCACGGCCACGTTCACCTGGTCGGGAACGACGTCCTCAGGCGGGCAGATCACCGGGCTGGCGGGCAAGTGCGTGGACGTGGCGGGCGGCAGCAGCGCCGACGGCACCGCCGTCCAGCTCTACACCTGCAACGGCACCGCCGCCCAGCAGTGGACGAGGCCGGGCGACGGCACGCTGCGCGCCCTCGGCAAGTGCCTCGACGTCCGCGACCACGGCACCGCCGACGGCAGCCGCCTCCAGCTCTGGTCCTGTACGGGCGCCGCCAACCAGCAGTGGACCCACACCCCGGCCCGCGACCTGGTGAACCCGGCGGCGGACAAGTGCGCCGACGTCACCGGCAACACCAGCGCCGACGGCACCCCGCTGCAGCTGTGGACCTGCACCGGCGCGGCCAACCAGAAGTGGACCCTGTCGTAAGACGCCGGAGCCCGGCTCACATCTCCGCGGTGAGCCGGGCCACCGTCCGCATCTTGTTCATCGCGTCCAGCGCCGCCACCTTGTACGACTCCGCCAGCGTCGGATAGTTGAACACCGCGTTGACCAGGTAGTCCACGGTCCCGCCGCAGCCCATGACCGTCTGCCCGATGTGCACCAGCTCCGTCGCCTGCGTGCCGAACACGTGCACGCCCAGCAGCCGCCGGTCCTCCGAGGACACCAGCAGCTTGAGCATCCCGTACGAGTCGCCGATGATCTGCCCCCTGGCGAGCTCCCTGTACCGCGAGACGCCCACCTCGAACGGCACCTTGTCGCGGGTCAGCTCGTCCTCCGACTTCCCGACGAAGCTGATCTCGGGGATGGTGTAGATCCCGATCGGCGGCAGGTCGTGCAGGTCGCCGGCCGGCTCGCCGCAGGCGTGCTGCGCGGCCAGCCGCCCCTGCTCCATGGACGTGGCCGCCAGCGCGGGGAAGCCGATCACGTCGCCCACGGCGTAGATGTGCGGCACCTCGGTGGCGTAGTTCTCGTCCACCTTGATCCGGCCCCGGTCGTCGGCGGCCAGCCCGGCGGCCTCCAGGTTCAGCTCGGCCGTCTTGCCCTGGCGGCCCGCCGAGTACATGACGCAGTCGGCCGGGATCTTCTTGCCGCTCTCCAGCAGGGTCAGCGCGCCGCGCGGGCGGCGCTCGAC
This window encodes:
- a CDS encoding ABC transporter permease, which gives rise to MAGFLARRLLNYAVLVVVAASLAYLLAATALDPRSNYADRTPKPPPAVVDAQLTALNLNDRTPLLQRYAVWAGGVLRGDFGRTVAGAPVNEDLKRRMGVTFRLVILGLVCGSLLGVLVGALAAVRQYGWFDRLSTGLSFLVLAVPVVVLANMLILIAAWANQHLFGRQVLLVSGEYSADVEGLWNQVVDRLQHLILPTVSLSVGLIAVFSRYQRNMMLDVLGADFVRTARAKGLSRRRALTRHALRTAMIPVATYFAFTFGALLTGATFTEKIFGWHGLGEQLINSIFSNDVNTVAAISLLAAVSILCASLASDLLHAALDPRVRA
- a CDS encoding CHAT domain-containing protein, whose translation is MGRVGTDESGKTGNLPDRSSREWCEEALTRLNAGRPESALDAARRAADLDPGSEWAHRLISLAHERLGREAEAVPAAERAVELARGSWQARLRLAAVLRRVPGRWAEAVEQAGLARKFAPEEPAPEVMLGDLALLRGEHARAERSYRAALAIDPADPQARVNLGLALLRWDRPRPHHDPAWPVDPRETGRARRALEVWSRQVRLLLAVATLGIAACALLLDRGAEARLAGCAVLLLLVPLTVRQARRVGVWPYARAMLGRDPWLGVSVVSAALSVAAFAAWLLLGAVRVLPPSFDPVWAGLAGIVVLGWPALAAVRALAESWRGRPLRALAVTEPAREGERTARRNAGVALWIVLGRTWSVLVTLVAGALVVEPRAAVAAVAVPYPMVRGYLRARRRAHHRGDPWLATATWLVVAAAVACAAGGLLGAAGWVAGSTAGWVPGWAAWAWRAGLGAVGAAALVFALRGLQAWWRGGPGPWRSSLLMCDLPVGAGPSVALNPEVRQTFSYARSIVLSYGDALGPRVAGAVASVTSSGELRLIAETAAWAAIEEDPRVAVFATDPLQRRFWVEVRGVARADSDVLRVTPKQVLFGEFPGRHQRR
- a CDS encoding AAA family ATPase, coding for MRESGRAQIAGRAAARDLFEKVRLRYFQIPPAVRRVIYVVVLVVTMGVGAALGWDLLKTFPLVLLLLAFVALTMRYPRAAATALVVAGWMALALQVFGRLFPEGAATVHVMVFLALPVAGAAHLIRWVTPWVSTLMALAPAGVLAAAISPVSDGTAVWVACAAAMAVLGYRFVLARKVRAESVAAEEQQVRVRGREGRPEAPHDRSGAPPQISVEDALAELESMIGLVPVKEQVRSIAASIEASRLRAEAGYTAERPTRHFVFVGPPGTGKTSVARALAKIFYAFGLLETPYVVEAQRADLVGEFLGATAIKTNELVDRALGGVLFIDEAYGLVNSSDGQPDRFGAEAVQTLLKRAEDDRDRLIIILAGYEQEMGSFLSSNPGLASRFATRVRFPGYSPAELVEVTGLLQRRRGDQMDDATKRVLLGLYDDVHRRGLVDELGNARFARSLVEAAAQARDVRVVGAGGTPSTQDLVTTTTPDVTKAFEELTARFRGYVATPTLEEALADLDRMAGLAPVKRQVHAIAAQLQVSRMRQERGLPTPQQMRHFVFVGPPGTGKTTVARVLGRIFAALGLLARPDVVEAHRADLVGQHLGATAIKTNELVDRALGGVLFIDEAYSLVNPGYQGGDAFGAEAVQTLLKRAEDDRDRLVVVLAGYEREMDAFLATNPGLASRFNQRVAFPSYSPRELSQIAVLLAEKSGDSFDDEALQRLDEVFTWVCDDRLIDGLGNGRFARSLFERAAMRRDVRLAAHASRGGSASSADLTTITSEDVRTAVDELSGR
- a CDS encoding haloalkane dehalogenase is translated as MRILRTPDDRFADLPGFPYELRYAEVGDGLRMAYVEAGPAGGEPVVLLHGEPSWSFLYRHVMPELAAAGLRAIAPDLIGFGRSDKPADLADHTYARHVEWTRALLLDALGLDGMTVVGQDWGGLIGLRVAAEHPERVARIVAANTGLPTGDIPMPEVWHRFRNAVLKAPVLDVGRLVQAGCASELPKEVRAAYDAPFPDESYKAGPRAMPGLVPIAPGDPAAPANRAAWQVLTTLDRPVLVAFSDGDPITGGMAPILRKSLQGAAGLRHPVIKGAGHFLQEDAGPELGRQIALFVTST